A region from the Lolium perenne isolate Kyuss_39 chromosome 4, Kyuss_2.0, whole genome shotgun sequence genome encodes:
- the LOC139839275 gene encoding uncharacterized protein, translating to MASLATSLGPSPSLKLKRDNMLFWKALVFPRLGCALAFGLLDGSDAAPDKTLEATDSDGKKITIPNPDYATWAARDQFVQGWINDSLSPDILAHVLDKTSTADTWETISKMFASASKAKVSHLRTALNTTKKKEMTAEQYLSKMTGFRSELAAAGKTIDDEEMIGYVTAGLGGAYNSLVDRVDHTPGITLDDVMNQISAFDMRQSLLADSAVMMTGVAMSHAVMIDAAMIGVVTSRAAMIGAATMIGAAMTGVVMIDAVTSPVVMISAVMIGAVMEEARDGQIVPPPPLLMSVVKSARYMAILPLLAAHAAAYGIDTNWYSDTGATDHITGALDKLTTHDKYKGHDRVHTADGNENVTLDAQDDAGHDTEKDTAENVSGNDEEEHCQVAENAKTGSRSHVDTAVDLADVDSGADSPASASESAPAQPSASRPHTPRAGAAQGVATGGSFSPLRTNPVSPRRSLSPGRRSRSASPTNRPRLQRHRSTSPTSGPRQRQRSLSPPSSSDHDVDGGSGEEHEEDSSSTPTPPPPPPVPRMTTRLQKGIKQPKKYTDGTIRYGMLTSTGEPSNLAEALDDTRWSQAMQEEYNALMENKTWHLVPPSSTRNLIDCKWVYRVKKNADGTVDRYKARLVAKGFKQRYGIDYEDTFSPVVKAATIRLVLTVAVSRGWSLRQLDVKNAFLHGVLEEEVYMKQPPGFENSQTPHFICKLDKALYGLKQAPRAWFSRLSNKLYSLGFVPSKADTSLFLFNKSGIIIYVLIYVDDIIVTSSSDKAIGALLHDLRDDFALKDLGPLHFFLGIEVKQTYDGLRLTQEKYAADILTKVGMLQCTTAPTPLSSSETLSLVQGDPLGPEDSTQYRSIVGALQYLTLTRPDISFSVNKVCQFLHAPTTSHWSAVKRILRYIRGTLKVGLTFRRSSSLLLSAFSDADWAGCPDDRKSTGGFAVFVGPNLVSWSARKQATVSRSSTEAEYKAIADATTELIWVEALLKELGIKLRQRPCLWCDNLGATYLSANPVFHARTKHIEIDFHFVRERVANKMLDVRFISSKDQLADGFTKALPVKLLDAFRTNLNLTQGLD from the exons ATGGCGTCACTCGCCACCAGCCTGGGACCGTCGCCGTCGCTGAAGCTCAAGCGCGACAACATGCTGTTCTGGAAGGCCCTGGTTTTTCCGCGCCTTGGGTGTGCTCTTGCGTTTGGCCTCCTTGATGGCTCTGACGCCGCCCCGGACAAAACCCTAGAGGCCACTGATTCAGATGGGAAGAAGATCACAATACCAAATCCTGACTATGCAACTTGGGCTGCTCGggatcagtttgttcaagggtgGATCAATGATTCACTTTCGCCGGACATCCTAGCACACGTCCTTGACAAAACCTCCACTGCTGATACATGGGAAACTATTTCCAAGATGTTTGCTAGCGCCTCTAAGGCAAAAGTTTCCCATCTGCGTACCGCCCTCAACACCACAAAGAAGAAGGAGATGACTGCTGAACAGTATCTCTCCAAGATGACAGGCTTTCGATCTGAACTTGCTGCTGCGGGGAAAACTATTGATGATGAAGAGATGATAGGCTACGTTACAGCTGGCCTTGGTGGTGCTTACAACTCGCTAGTTGATAGGGTGGATCATACACCCGGCATTACCCTTGATGACGTGATGAACCAGATCAGCGCCTTTGATATGCGCCAATCTCTGCTGGCTGACA GCGCCGTGATGATGACAGGCGTCGCGATGAGCCACGCCGTGATGATCGACGCCGCGATGATCGGCGTCGTGACGAGCCGCGCCGCGATGATAGGCGCCGCGACGATGATAGGCGCCGCGATGACTGGCGTCGTGATGATAGACGCCGTGACGAGCCCCGTCGTGATGATAAGCGCCGTGATGATAGGCGCCGTGATGGAGGAGGCAAGGGACGGCCAGATCGTGCCCCCACCCCCTTTGTTGATGTCCGTTGTCAAATCTGCACGATATATGGCCATCCTGCCACTGCTG GCTGCCCATGCTGCAGCCTATGGCATCGACACCAACTGGTACTCCGACACAGGCGCCACTGACCACATCACGGGAGCGCTGGACAAGCTCACCACTCACGACAAGTACAAGGGACATGACCGTGTGCACACTGCAGATGGCAATG AAAATGTTACTCTAGATGCTCAAGATGATGCAGGACATGATACAGaaaaagatactgcagaaaatGTCTCAGGAAATGATGAGGAAGAGCACTGCCAAGTGGCAGAAAATGCCAAAACTGGCAGCAGATCCCATGTTGATACTGCTGTTGACCTGGCGGACGTCGATTCCGGAGCTGATTCTCCCGCGTCGGCCTCCGAGTCCGCGCCTGCGCAGCCTTCTGCGTCGCGTCCGCACACGCCACGTGCCGGCGCTGCACAGGGCGTGGCTACGGGCGGGAGCTTCTCCCCGCTCCGCACCAACCCAGTGTCTCCACGTCGTAGTCTGTCGCCCGGGCGTCGTTCACGCTCCGCGTCCCCCACAAATCGTCCACGACTGCAGCGACATCGCTCCACGTCCCCCACTTCAGGACCCCGACAGCGACAACGCTCCTTGTCGCCACCTTCGTCGTCTGATCATGATGTCGATGGTGGCTCGGGTGAGGAGCATGAGGAGGATTCTTCGTCCACACcaacaccacctccaccacctccggTGCCAAGGATGACGACTCGATTACAAAAAGGTATAAAACAACCTAAGAAATATACTGATGGCACCATTCGATATGGTATGTTGACTTCCACAGGTGAACCTAGCAATCTTGCTGAAGCACTTGATGATACTCGCTGGAGTcaagccatgcaagaagaatataATGCTCTGATGGAGAACAAGACATGGCATCTCGTTCCTCCTAGTTCTACTCGTAATCTCATAGATTGCAAATGGGTATATCGTGTCAAGAAAAATGCTGATGGCACTGTTGATAGATATAAAGCTCGTTTGGTTGCAaaaggattcaaacaaagatatgGCATTGATTATGAGGATACTTTCAGTCCAGTGGTCAAAGCAGCAACTATTAGACTTGTTCTAACTGTTGCTGTTTCCCGTGGCTGGAGTTTGcggcagctagatgtcaagaacgcgttttTACATGGCGTTCTGGAAGAGGAGGTCTACATGAAACAACCTCCAGGTTTTGAAAATTCTCAAACTCCACACTTCATATGCAAACTTGATAAGGCCCTTTATGGTTTGAAGCAGGCTCCTCGTGCATGGTTTTCAAGGTTAAGCAACAAGTTATACAGTCTTGGTTTTGTTCCTTCCAAAGCTGATACATCATTGTTTCTCTTTAACAAGTCTGGCATTATCATATATGTGCTAATTTATGTGGATGACATCATTGTGACAAGCTCCTCAGATAAGGCTATTGGTGCACTTCTTCATGATCTCAGAGACGATTTTGCCCTTAAGGATTTGGGACCTCTTCACTTCTTTTTGGGCATTGAGGTAAAGCAGACTTATGATGGTCTTCGGCTCACTCAAGAAAAATATGCTGCTGATATACTTACTAAGGTTGGTATGCTTCAATGTACTACTGCGCCTACACCTTTGTCCTCCAGTGAAACTTTATCACTTGTTCAAGGAGATCCTCTTGGACCTGAGGATAGTACACAGTATAGGAGCATTGTAGGTGCTCTACAATATCTGACATTGACAAGACCTGATATATCCTTCTCAGTAAACAAGGTCTGTCAGTTTTTGCATGCTCCTACTACCTCTCATTGGTCAGCTGTGAAAAGGATTCTGAGATATATCAGAGGAACTCTGAAGGTTGGTCTTACATTTAGAAGGTCATCTTCACTATTACTGAGTGCTTTTTCAGATGCAGATTGGGCAGGTTGTCCTGATGATAGAAAATCCACTGGAGGCTTTGCTGTATTTGTTGGACCAAATCTCGTCTCATGGAGTGCTAGGAAACAAGCCACAGTGTCACGGTCAAGCACTGAAGCTGAATACAAGGCAATTGCTGATGCTACAACTGAGTTGATATGGGTTGAGGCTCTACTTAAGGAGCTTGGTATAAAACTGAGGCAAAGACCATGTCTATGGTGTGATAATTTAGGAGCTACATATTTGTCTGCTAATCCGGTTTTTCATGCTAGGACAAAGCATATTGAGATAGATTTTCACTTTGTTCGAGAAAGAGTTGCAAATAAGATGCTTGATGTTAGGTTTATTTCAAGCAAAGATCAACTTGCTGATGGCTTTACAAAAGCTCTCCCTGTAAAACTTTTAGATGCTTTCAGAACTAATCTCAACCTCACTCAAGGTTTAGATTAA
- the LOC139839276 gene encoding uncharacterized protein, with product MVYLKMQPHRESALGRGNPLKLASKWYGPFKIIQTVGRRAYKLQLPAGTLLHDVFHVSNLKKHIGDTTVPNPRLPLLTPTGKLKQSPLTILQRRQVPRSNGEYEVVVPQWLIHWEGMTEEEATWEDADFMQATFPSFNP from the coding sequence ATGGTATATCTGAAAATGCAGCCACACAGAGAATCTGCCTTGGGCAGGGGAAACCCTCTGAAACTTGCTTCCAAGTGGTATGGGccattcaaaatcattcagacaGTGGGTCGACGTGCTTACAAGCTGCAATTGCCGGCTGGTACTCTGCTCCATGATGTCTTCCACGTCAGCAACCTCAAGAAGCACATTGGAGATACAACAGTGCCAAACCCAAGGCTGCCCCTACTCACACCGACTGGTAAGCTCAAACAATCCCCACTAACAATCTTGCAGCGTCGCCAGGTACCAAGGAGCAATGGAGAGTACGAGGTGGTCGTTCCACAGTGGCTGATCCATTGGGAGGGCATGACGGAGGAGGAGGCGACATGGGAAGATGCTGACTTCATGCAAGCTACATTCCCGTCGTTCAATCCCTGA